In the Microplitis mediator isolate UGA2020A chromosome 5, iyMicMedi2.1, whole genome shotgun sequence genome, AGCCGTTCAACACTTGACAGGTTCCACGCGGTGACAGATCCACACGCGtgttcaatgaaaaatttacggTTACTTGGTTAACTTGGGAAACTGGCAATACCAGCTTCCTGCagggaaataaataataaatgattgcTATCaatttcaatataaatataattgtcacagttttttttcatatttattttataccttTTGCCAGAGGATACGCTATTGCTGATGTATGTCGTATGTTGATCCCGTATACTAATCTCGAAGCGTAACTAATCACAGCAGAGGTATTTCATAACTTTCGATTGCTTTTCAGcggaagtttaaaattaatttttggtttacaaactttttttttacttattattaattacaatcagCACAAGGACGAAGTTTCACTATTTAAGTGACATCTTTTAGACAACTGGTCTATTGTTGGCTGGTAAATTTAAGGGAGAGTCCTTGGAGACTCTCGAGGTGATGACATGAGACAGGCGCGGGGATAAATTTGAATCTCTGCTGAGGGGTCCGAGATCTGAGATGTTGCTGTCGTGTCTTACAAATTTCGCTCGCGGGAAAAGTTTCAAGGGGATTGTTACTTTGTATGTTTGTTTGTTGTTGGGTGTAGATGCCCGGTGACAAAAGCACCGAGTGAGCTGCAATTACAATTACTGAGAGAGAATACTCCGTAACGAAGAGAGTTGCTCTATGCGTGACACTCTCGTTTTCACTTGAGCAAATTTCTGTCACACTTTATGAACTGTCGTATACTTTTTATcgtatatttataactttttatattttttaaattatcatcatcattgttttcataatttttagttattaatttttaatataaattaaatttaaatgactttgcaaatttactaattaaataataagataattgccttaagataaaattaaacaaaaagcTATAACGAATTAAATAACTAACGAGCATGCAACCCCGAAGGGCAGAGTGGGTTCCTGTGCAATTGCTCGCGTGTGACTGTACCATATAAATAGTGAAACTCGGGAAATCAGAGAGTCATTCActctgaattttttaaacaaacaaCATTACGAGatattaatttagtttttttttatttttaagttgtGCCGtaactttacaatttttttttatttacaaatgacTTGAGTTCTTgattaccataaaaaaaaaaatataagaacagtagtaattaaaaaataaaaatgattcgCTTAACGagacttttaatatttttttccttggtGATTTATGAGTCCGGTTCAGTTGCAGTGATatcggaaaaaaatacactgGAGCCGCTTAAAGCCTCGCCAGTTGACGAGACATCAAACGAAAAACCGGAAAAGTTTATTTTGCCTTTAGCGGAAGGATCTACTTCTGATTCTGATAGTAAAGTAAACAAACGTGATAAAGCCTCAAAGGATGATAAATTTAtggatgatgataaaaaagatAAGAGGACTCACGGAAGATTTAGCGAAAGAGATAAGTCACCTTTGTAAATACAaacaacaattaattatttatttatttggatttttttttttgatgaagattttatgaaaattattttttctttaagacTCAATTGCTGTGGCAGTAGATTCGAATCTCTCGGACGACCTGAGTCGACGTTACAGCCGACTACCAGAGCGACGGATACCAATCGCTACCCAGACCGATTTGGAAATCGTCCGGATGACAGATTCAATAATTGGCAGTCGGTGAGACCGAGCAGTTCTTCAAATTCAAACGGCGGACTCTATGGGAGTTCTGGTAATCAACCTGACAGgtcagttaattatttatattattattatttcaatacagtaatttatcttttaattattatcagaaGATTTGGATCCCGTCCATCATACCACGACTCAGAATACGGAAGACCCGGAAACAGACCGAGCTACGGCTGGGGCTATGGAGGATACGGAGACAGCGGATCTTTTGGAAGTCAGGGGTTCGAATTAAATCACCGTCCAGGTGGAATTTTCTTCTCGGGAAGTAATAGACCCTCGGGTGGTTATGGTATTCATGGAACAGTTGGTGATCAAGATGAATTTCCTGAAGGCATGGCGGGAGGTAAACTGCCAGCTAACATTCAGACCcagaaagtaaatatttattttctaaatgaaCCTGGCTGAGAACACAGTGATAttattgattgattttttttttaaattattaaggcAGTGGCTTTGAAAGCCTTGGCGGGAGTTGCATTGATCGGTGCCGCAGCAGCGTTGGCTGCCAACCCGGCTCTTTTGCCAGTCGGAGTTCTTGCTGCTGGACGTAAGCGAAGATCCGTAGAATCGGACCAGTCAGAGTTCAATCTTCTGCGTTTTCCTGAACAATTTATCCGAGATCGTATTCCTGGAGTGTACGAAGACGACGAAGCCGCTAAAATATTCTGGGAGTCTCCAAAGTGTGTCGCTCGTCTCACTTGCGAAGTTCAGAAGGAATATTTGAAAGCCATTACAAAAGATCCAGGTCTTCGTAAAGACGTTGAACGTCGACTAAAAGAATTGtcagtataaattaaattaaaatataaataatttaaatgttaattattttaattattctttcaGAATTGACAGTGAAATCTTCAGCGCTGACTACGTATACAAAAGTATGAAGATGCTCACTAAAATAGCGCGCAATGCGAATCCCAAAGACGGAAAATGTGAAATAttcacttgtaattttttcacatcataattaattaattaaattgaatttattatcaaataataattaagaattttttataaaatatatttaataaagtaGTGAAATAAAAGCGAGTTTATATCTCACtgtatattcatttattttatcaaataaattttcttattaattttttccctCTGCCAATTATCATactaatgatttaattaattaatatttacgatttattaatgtaataaattcaaataaaaagacaattaaaatgattacttatttttttatcagccaAACAATGGAAGTTAGTAaagggcaaaaaaaaatatgttcttTTTACGGATTATCATTATTCAATAAGTATAactattaaattgttaatcgtagtaattatataatgaatttaattaatacaaattttaaatattaaaaaggcTATGTAAGTTTCTTCGCTTTCTGATAAAGTGTATCCACGACTTTTCCCATACTGTGTATCGTGTCGAGAGCTATTTCGTAAGTTTTATCACGTGGCGCGTCTTCAAATACAATCAGGACTCCTTCTCCTTGATCCAGTactccaagtaattttttatccagTATCATttgagacaattttttttctacttgagCAATCGGCAATGCTATACATGTCGCTATGTGAGCAACCtgcataaataaatcatttattagtcatacttttatatttattatcagatcatcatattaataaattacctgaACACGAGAATAAGGTTCGACCAATCGGCAAAGATTCTGTTCAAGCATAGTGTCATAAAGTGAACCAAGATGAGCGCGGACGATAGGATCATCCTCCAACTCCTGTCGGTACTCTTTGACGGCTTTTTGAAAATCGGCAAGAGAACGTTTGTGACTGGCCTCGGCCACAGCCTTCATCGCATCTAGATCACGGCCAGCATATTTTACCGCCAGCTTTCCTGACATTATTGACTGGACATCGTCAGGCGTACGGAGCATTATCTTAGACAGCAGCATGTACTTGAGGGTCGTAAGTGCTTTAGGGTTGTCAACACTGTcgtacctaaaaaaaaaataaacaatcaaataataattctattgATCGTTTCAAATTCTCCAgccatttgtttatttaaatttatgtacccCTCAAACGCCTCGTAGAAATAAGAGTAAGCAGTCTTGAAATCTCGTTCATCGGCAGCATGTAAAATTCCAGATTGTAAATCTAGAGCAGCTTGCATTTTAGGCGGACAATAAATAGCATTCGCGGTTGTTCTTGCGCTGGTCAATGCTGCTCTTGCTTTAGCTAAATTACTCAGAGCATGATAAGTCTTGCTTTCAAGCAACTGTACTTCAACTAACAGTTGTTTGTCATCGAGTTTTTTAAGCTCCTTCAGCAAAGCCGAGCTGAGTTGCAGTGCCTCAGTGTACATTCCAGTGTCGAAATAAAGAGCTATCAATCT is a window encoding:
- the LOC130667668 gene encoding uncharacterized protein LOC130667668 isoform X2; protein product: MIRLTRLLIFFSLVIYESGSVAVISEKNTLEPLKASPVDETSNEKPEKFILPLAEGSTSDSDSKVNKRDKASKDDKFMDDDKKDKRTHGRFSERDKSPLLNCCGSRFESLGRPESTLQPTTRATDTNRYPDRFGNRPDDRFNNWQSVRPSSSSNSNGGLYGSSGNQPDRFGSRPSYHDSEYGRPGNRPSYGWGYGGYGDSGSFGSQGFELNHRPGGIFFSGSNRPSGGYGIHGTVGDQDEFPEGMAGGKLPANIQTQKAVALKALAGVALIGAAAALAANPALLPVGVLAAGRKRRSVESDQSEFNLLRFPEQFIRDRIPGVYEDDEAAKIFWESPKCVARLTCEVQKEYLKAITKDPGLRKDVERRLKELIDSEIFSADYVYKSMKMLTKIARNANPKDGKCEIFTCNFFTS
- the LOC130667668 gene encoding uncharacterized protein LOC130667668 isoform X3 codes for the protein MIRLTRLLIFFSLVIYESGSVAVISEKNTLEPLKASPVDETSNEKPEKFILPLAEGSTSDSDSKVNKRDKASKDDKFMDDDKKDKRTHGRFSERGLNCCGSRFESLGRPESTLQPTTRATDTNRYPDRFGNRPDDRFNNWQSVRPSSSSNSNGGLYGSSGNQPDRRFGSRPSYHDSEYGRPGNRPSYGWGYGGYGDSGSFGSQGFELNHRPGGIFFSGSNRPSGGYGIHGTVGDQDEFPEGMAGGKLPANIQTQKAVALKALAGVALIGAAAALAANPALLPVGVLAAGRKRRSVESDQSEFNLLRFPEQFIRDRIPGVYEDDEAAKIFWESPKCVARLTCEVQKEYLKAITKDPGLRKDVERRLKELIDSEIFSADYVYKSMKMLTKIARNANPKDGKCEIFTCNFFTS
- the LOC130667667 gene encoding 26S proteasome non-ATPase regulatory subunit 11, whose translation is MAGAMLFERAQAACLTNRGEGISLLNEIVSNPDIGLTEDDEESIRIKEQGILQLGELYKKEGKGKELADLIIATRPFLSLISKAKAAKLVRSLVDFFLDVDASIGIEVQLIKECIEWAKTEKRTFLRQSLEARLIALYFDTGMYTEALQLSSALLKELKKLDDKQLLVEVQLLESKTYHALSNLAKARAALTSARTTANAIYCPPKMQAALDLQSGILHAADERDFKTAYSYFYEAFEGYDSVDNPKALTTLKYMLLSKIMLRTPDDVQSIMSGKLAVKYAGRDLDAMKAVAEASHKRSLADFQKAVKEYRQELEDDPIVRAHLGSLYDTMLEQNLCRLVEPYSRVQVAHIATCIALPIAQVEKKLSQMILDKKLLGVLDQGEGVLIVFEDAPRDKTYEIALDTIHSMGKVVDTLYQKAKKLT
- the LOC130667668 gene encoding uncharacterized protein LOC130667668 isoform X4, with the translated sequence MFCQVAVISEKNTLEPLKASPVDETSNEKPEKFILPLAEGSTSDSDSKVNKRDKASKDDKFMDDDKKDKRTHGRFSERDKSPLLNCCGSRFESLGRPESTLQPTTRATDTNRYPDRFGNRPDDRFNNWQSVRPSSSSNSNGGLYGSSGNQPDRRFGSRPSYHDSEYGRPGNRPSYGWGYGGYGDSGSFGSQGFELNHRPGGIFFSGSNRPSGGYGIHGTVGDQDEFPEGMAGGKLPANIQTQKAVALKALAGVALIGAAAALAANPALLPVGVLAAGRKRRSVESDQSEFNLLRFPEQFIRDRIPGVYEDDEAAKIFWESPKCVARLTCEVQKEYLKAITKDPGLRKDVERRLKELIDSEIFSADYVYKSMKMLTKIARNANPKDGKCEIFTCNFFTS
- the LOC130667668 gene encoding uncharacterized protein LOC130667668 isoform X1; translated protein: MIRLTRLLIFFSLVIYESGSVAVISEKNTLEPLKASPVDETSNEKPEKFILPLAEGSTSDSDSKVNKRDKASKDDKFMDDDKKDKRTHGRFSERDKSPLLNCCGSRFESLGRPESTLQPTTRATDTNRYPDRFGNRPDDRFNNWQSVRPSSSSNSNGGLYGSSGNQPDRRFGSRPSYHDSEYGRPGNRPSYGWGYGGYGDSGSFGSQGFELNHRPGGIFFSGSNRPSGGYGIHGTVGDQDEFPEGMAGGKLPANIQTQKAVALKALAGVALIGAAAALAANPALLPVGVLAAGRKRRSVESDQSEFNLLRFPEQFIRDRIPGVYEDDEAAKIFWESPKCVARLTCEVQKEYLKAITKDPGLRKDVERRLKELIDSEIFSADYVYKSMKMLTKIARNANPKDGKCEIFTCNFFTS